One part of the Paenibacillus silvisoli genome encodes these proteins:
- a CDS encoding 2-phosphosulfolactate phosphatase — MFNQAEYRVRFEWGAEGVTRLAPCSDVVVIIDVLSFTTCVDIAVSSGAFVYPYLYNDESAIGYAQSVGAILAEKRGSGEGKGKGKGKGPSLSPASLTALQPQTRIVLPSPNGSTCTVMAQAWHAATIAGCLRNANAVADYIHLNYPDEVISVIACGERWENGALRPAIEDLIAAGAILSRFNPKSLSPEARIAVGAFKQAEQDLPAVLLECSSGRELIEKGYEQDVRIASELNVSPIVPIYHNGAYTQRTFV; from the coding sequence GTGTTCAACCAAGCTGAGTACCGGGTCCGATTTGAATGGGGAGCGGAGGGAGTAACACGGCTCGCTCCATGCTCTGACGTCGTGGTCATCATCGATGTATTATCGTTTACAACCTGTGTCGATATCGCGGTTTCAAGCGGCGCATTCGTCTATCCTTATCTTTATAATGATGAGTCCGCTATCGGTTATGCGCAGTCGGTTGGCGCGATTCTGGCGGAGAAGCGCGGCAGCGGCGAAGGAAAAGGCAAAGGCAAAGGCAAAGGCCCGTCGCTCTCGCCGGCATCATTAACCGCTCTGCAGCCGCAAACCCGAATCGTGCTGCCTTCGCCTAATGGGTCGACATGTACCGTCATGGCGCAAGCTTGGCACGCTGCGACGATTGCCGGCTGTTTACGGAATGCTAATGCTGTTGCGGATTATATACATCTAAATTACCCGGATGAAGTGATCAGCGTCATCGCGTGCGGCGAACGATGGGAAAATGGCGCGCTGCGCCCGGCAATCGAAGATTTGATTGCGGCAGGTGCCATTCTGAGCCGATTCAATCCGAAGAGCCTCTCGCCGGAAGCCCGGATTGCGGTCGGCGCTTTCAAGCAGGCAGAACAGGACTTACCTGCGGTGCTGCTGGAATGCTCATCGGGACGCGAGCTCATCGAGAAAGGCTATGAGCAGGATGTTCGGATTGCAAGCGAACTGAACGTGAGCCCAATCGTACCCATCTATCATAATGGGGCTTATACGCAGCGTACGTTCGTTTAA
- the gluQRS gene encoding tRNA glutamyl-Q(34) synthetase GluQRS, protein MLRRGRFAPTPSGQLHIGNAFSALCAWLQIRQAGGQFVLRIEDIDKSRSRPAFAEQQINDLQWLGLDWDEGPGADGPCAPYVQSSREQLYERALERLRADGRIYSCYCSRADLASIASAPHGLSSEGTAYPGSCRHLTPDERLTKEAGKSPSCRFVMQDEPIRFVDEIMGEQRFAKEELSDFIVKRADGMFSYQLAVTVDDAAMGITDVLRGADLVDSTPRQLALYEALGLKPPRFAHIPLLADAEGNRLSKRDKSLTLASLRADGVSPERLVGMIANLAGWQERLEPAPAEAFIPSFHTKQLKQPMISVTEEHMSWLLQSDT, encoded by the coding sequence ATGCTTCGTCGCGGACGATTCGCCCCTACTCCATCCGGACAATTACATATCGGCAACGCCTTCTCGGCGTTGTGCGCGTGGCTGCAAATCCGCCAGGCCGGCGGTCAATTTGTGCTGCGGATCGAGGATATCGATAAATCGCGGTCCCGCCCTGCTTTCGCGGAGCAGCAAATCAACGATCTCCAATGGCTTGGCCTCGACTGGGATGAAGGGCCGGGAGCGGACGGCCCTTGCGCGCCGTATGTTCAAAGCAGCCGCGAGCAGCTGTACGAACGGGCGCTAGAGCGTCTTCGGGCGGATGGACGGATCTATTCCTGTTATTGCAGCCGCGCCGATCTCGCCTCGATCGCCAGCGCGCCGCACGGTCTATCATCGGAAGGTACCGCATATCCCGGTAGTTGCCGTCACTTGACGCCTGACGAGCGGTTGACCAAAGAAGCGGGCAAGTCGCCATCGTGCCGATTCGTGATGCAAGACGAGCCGATCCGCTTCGTCGATGAAATCATGGGCGAGCAGCGATTCGCTAAAGAGGAATTAAGCGACTTTATCGTGAAACGCGCGGACGGCATGTTCAGCTATCAGCTGGCCGTAACGGTGGACGATGCTGCGATGGGCATTACGGACGTATTGCGCGGAGCCGATTTGGTCGACTCTACGCCAAGACAGCTCGCGCTCTATGAGGCGCTGGGCTTGAAGCCTCCCCGCTTTGCGCATATCCCGCTGCTGGCGGACGCCGAAGGCAATCGGCTCTCCAAGCGGGACAAGAGTCTGACCCTCGCATCGCTTCGCGCGGACGGTGTTTCGCCCGAGCGGCTGGTCGGCATGATTGCCAATCTGGCCGGCTGGCAAGAGCGGCTGGAGCCTGCCCCGGCAGAGGCCTTCATTCCAAGCTTCCATACAAAGCAGCTGAAGCAGCCGATGATCTCGGTTACCGAAGAGCACATGAGCTGGCTGCTTCAAAGCGATACATAA
- a CDS encoding NAD(P)H-dependent flavin oxidoreductase: MFQSAWTEKLGIRYPILLAPMAGGPSTPELVAAVSNAGGLGSVGAGYLKPDQIRSAIHEIRKLTDRPFGVNLFVPELPDTTDEAAAEMIKHLNTYRTELGLTPIKELPVVAETFAEQVQVLLDEQVAVFSFTFGIPSKDILDAMKKKGITVIGTATTVEEAKRLEASGIDAIVAQGSEAGGHRGTFIGQAEDALIGTMALVPQIVDHVSIPVIASGGIMDGRGMAASFALGAAAVQMGTAFLAAPESGAHAVYKEKLLTSPEDSTEVTRSYSGKPARGIRTAFMDDMRGYTGTIPAYPIQNALTREIRQAAAKANNPELMSLWAGQGLRLATSREAAAIMEQTIGQAEELVKRMSAL; encoded by the coding sequence ATGTTCCAATCCGCATGGACAGAGAAGCTTGGCATCCGTTATCCGATTCTATTAGCCCCGATGGCGGGAGGGCCTTCGACGCCTGAATTAGTGGCCGCCGTTTCAAATGCGGGGGGATTAGGCAGCGTAGGGGCGGGCTATTTAAAGCCGGACCAAATTCGAAGCGCCATTCATGAGATCAGGAAGCTTACCGATCGGCCGTTCGGCGTCAACTTATTCGTGCCGGAGCTGCCCGATACGACGGATGAAGCGGCAGCCGAAATGATTAAGCATTTGAATACATATCGTACGGAGCTTGGTCTGACGCCAATCAAGGAGCTGCCCGTGGTTGCCGAGACGTTTGCGGAGCAGGTTCAAGTGCTTCTGGACGAGCAGGTGGCCGTATTCAGCTTTACGTTCGGCATCCCGTCTAAGGACATCCTGGATGCAATGAAAAAGAAAGGGATTACCGTAATAGGCACGGCGACCACGGTTGAGGAGGCCAAACGGCTTGAAGCGTCCGGCATAGATGCGATTGTGGCGCAGGGAAGCGAGGCGGGCGGTCATCGCGGCACCTTCATCGGTCAGGCAGAAGATGCGCTGATCGGCACCATGGCTCTCGTTCCGCAAATCGTCGATCATGTTTCCATACCTGTCATCGCCTCGGGCGGCATCATGGATGGGAGGGGGATGGCGGCCAGCTTTGCTCTGGGAGCGGCTGCCGTGCAAATGGGCACCGCGTTTCTGGCAGCGCCCGAGAGCGGGGCTCATGCGGTATATAAGGAGAAGCTGCTGACATCTCCGGAAGATTCCACGGAAGTGACACGCTCGTATTCCGGCAAACCGGCGCGGGGCATTCGCACTGCGTTCATGGATGACATGCGCGGCTATACGGGTACCATTCCGGCGTATCCAATCCAGAACGCGCTTACGCGCGAAATTCGACAAGCCGCTGCCAAAGCGAACAACCCCGAGCTGATGTCGCTCTGGGCCGGCCAAGGTCTTCGATTGGCAACGAGCAGGGAAGCCGCTGCCATCATGGAACAGACGATCGGGCAGGCTGAGGAGCTCGTTAAACGAATGAGCGCGCTTTAA
- a CDS encoding TetR/AcrR family transcriptional regulator — MKESAKPRTDPRIVRTRQLLKDAFIDLLQEMEIEKISVNRIAERATINRVTFYLHYRDIPDMLDKMADDMIEEFQHAMDRPPDNAGSLDDRDSQKLVRLLEHIAANAKFYKVVLGSKRTPIFTERLLRMLSESVSLRMKELGADSVIAKAGIQKDIAIWYGSAALIGTIVAWVRNDMPYTPQYLAKQFTLLRTHQFTEKPL, encoded by the coding sequence ATGAAGGAATCCGCGAAGCCGCGCACCGATCCAAGAATCGTTCGGACGCGCCAATTGTTAAAAGATGCGTTCATCGATTTGCTGCAGGAGATGGAGATCGAGAAAATATCGGTCAACCGGATTGCCGAACGCGCCACGATTAACCGGGTGACGTTTTATTTGCATTATCGGGATATTCCGGACATGCTGGATAAGATGGCGGACGATATGATCGAGGAGTTTCAGCATGCGATGGACCGGCCGCCGGACAACGCCGGATCGCTGGACGATCGGGATTCGCAGAAGCTCGTCCGTTTGCTGGAGCACATCGCCGCGAACGCCAAATTCTATAAAGTCGTATTAGGCTCGAAGAGAACGCCGATCTTTACGGAGCGCCTGCTCCGCATGCTGTCGGAATCGGTATCCTTGCGGATGAAGGAGCTGGGAGCCGATTCGGTCATCGCCAAGGCGGGCATCCAGAAAGATATCGCCATTTGGTACGGATCGGCTGCTTTGATCGGTACGATCGTAGCTTGGGTCCGAAACGACATGCCGTATACGCCCCAATATCTTGCGAAGCAGTTTACGCTGCTGCGGACCCACCAGTTTACCGAAAAGCCGTTATAA
- the thiE gene encoding thiamine phosphate synthase: MSEIIWNEPSIRKAMQVYFITGSNNCLKDPLHVLEEAIKGGITLFQFREKGSGALSGDAMQELAYEMRQLCRRHGVPFVVNDDVELALAIDADGVHVGQEDEAAAEVRRRIGSRLLGVSAYNRAEAEAAIRCGADYLGVGPLFATTTKEDAKSASGLHVLKELRDIGIRIPIVGIGGITAANAGDVIRSGADGVSVITAISHAEQPADAARELLQAVHIAAAR; the protein is encoded by the coding sequence ATGAGCGAAATCATATGGAATGAGCCGTCAATCCGAAAGGCGATGCAGGTCTATTTCATTACAGGCAGCAACAATTGCTTGAAGGATCCGCTGCATGTATTGGAGGAGGCCATCAAAGGCGGCATCACGTTATTTCAGTTCCGCGAGAAAGGGAGCGGCGCGCTGTCGGGCGATGCCATGCAAGAGCTGGCCTATGAGATGCGCCAGCTGTGCAGACGGCACGGTGTTCCTTTTGTCGTGAACGATGATGTGGAGCTGGCGCTCGCGATCGACGCCGACGGCGTTCACGTCGGGCAGGAGGATGAGGCAGCCGCTGAGGTAAGGCGGCGGATCGGCAGCCGGTTGCTTGGCGTCTCTGCCTATAACCGCGCAGAGGCGGAGGCGGCGATTCGGTGCGGCGCTGATTATTTAGGCGTTGGACCGTTGTTCGCGACTACGACCAAGGAAGACGCCAAGTCCGCTTCAGGTCTGCACGTACTCAAGGAGCTGCGGGACATCGGCATCCGGATTCCGATTGTGGGAATTGGCGGCATTACGGCGGCCAATGCCGGCGATGTCATCCGCTCCGGCGCTGACGGCGTGTCCGTCATTACGGCGATCTCGCATGCGGAACAGCCGGCCGATGCGGCGCGCGAGCTTCTTCAAGCGGTTCATATCGCTGCCGCTAGATAA
- a CDS encoding YusW family protein: MKKKIAYIMIGAMCTLVLSYGVVAFADQADTSEKDAAAPKSVTVTTTAQSQQLNELIEKFTKATDSSVNGTFKLDQIKEMEIELKGSHLKLKIELEKEEEAVKYEVEIEQKDEKEVHLKGDKAKQFITQLLAAIGLNESMSKQQFVDALYKKLAVEPAQAVTTLELKWKSDDDKEVKKSEEIKKAQAAQEIKAKQALLEQKAKQAQQAKAAQEAQKKAKAEQKAKAAAEKKEQKLQKALKKQNEKLSKKQGLKNGKCDNGRDDDDQGEDHDDDDDHGRDNEGKNTRHHEHDDDHEDRNRS, translated from the coding sequence ATGAAGAAGAAAATTGCCTATATAATGATCGGTGCCATGTGCACCCTTGTACTTTCCTATGGTGTCGTTGCCTTTGCGGATCAAGCAGACACATCGGAGAAGGATGCCGCCGCGCCAAAAAGCGTAACCGTTACAACGACGGCTCAGTCTCAGCAGCTGAACGAGCTAATCGAGAAATTCACGAAAGCGACTGATTCTTCCGTGAACGGAACGTTTAAGCTGGATCAAATCAAGGAGATGGAAATTGAGCTGAAAGGCAGTCACCTGAAGCTGAAGATCGAGCTCGAGAAGGAAGAGGAAGCGGTTAAATACGAAGTCGAAATCGAGCAGAAGGACGAGAAAGAAGTTCATCTGAAGGGCGACAAAGCGAAGCAGTTCATTACGCAGCTGCTGGCAGCCATCGGTTTGAACGAATCGATGAGCAAGCAGCAGTTCGTCGACGCGCTGTACAAGAAGCTTGCAGTCGAGCCGGCGCAAGCGGTAACGACGCTGGAGCTGAAGTGGAAGAGCGACGACGACAAGGAAGTCAAGAAATCGGAAGAAATCAAGAAAGCTCAAGCCGCCCAGGAGATCAAGGCGAAGCAAGCTTTGTTAGAGCAGAAGGCTAAACAAGCGCAGCAAGCGAAAGCAGCCCAAGAAGCGCAGAAGAAAGCGAAGGCCGAGCAAAAAGCGAAGGCCGCAGCCGAGAAGAAAGAGCAAAAGCTGCAAAAAGCGCTGAAGAAGCAAAATGAAAAGCTAAGCAAAAAACAAGGGCTTAAAAACGGTAAGTGCGATAACGGCCGCGATGATGACGATCAAGGCGAAGATCACGACGACGATGACGATCATGGCCGCGACAACGAAGGTAAAAATACTCGCCATCACGAGCATGATGACGATCATGAAGATCGTAATCGCTCTTAA
- the thiD gene encoding bifunctional hydroxymethylpyrimidine kinase/phosphomethylpyrimidine kinase, which produces MTIARALTVAGSDSGGGAGIQADLKTFQELRVFGMSAITAVTAQNTLGVQGIYPLTAEAVSQQMDAIGQDLGADAVKTGMLFSSDIIDAVAGKLRQYKWEKVVVDPVMIAKGGAALLLEESVRALKQSLLPLAYVVTPNLPEAEILADMTIVSMEDRKEAARKLAAYGAKHVVMKGGHDPAGAEEVVDLLYDGRDFFEFRSPRKETRHTHGTGCTFAAAITAELAKGRTVLEAVPVAKAFIQAAIEDSLQLGSGHGPTNHWAYNERNLVSSR; this is translated from the coding sequence ATGACAATCGCACGGGCGTTAACGGTAGCCGGCTCGGACAGCGGCGGCGGAGCGGGCATTCAAGCCGACTTGAAGACGTTCCAGGAGCTGAGAGTGTTCGGCATGTCGGCCATTACGGCGGTTACCGCGCAGAACACGCTAGGCGTGCAAGGCATTTATCCGTTGACCGCCGAAGCCGTTTCGCAGCAGATGGATGCGATCGGACAGGATTTAGGCGCCGATGCGGTGAAGACCGGCATGCTGTTCTCCAGCGACATTATAGACGCGGTTGCCGGGAAGCTTCGGCAGTACAAATGGGAGAAGGTCGTCGTCGATCCCGTCATGATCGCCAAAGGAGGCGCCGCGCTTCTGCTGGAAGAGTCGGTCCGCGCGTTGAAGCAGTCGCTGCTGCCGCTTGCCTACGTCGTTACGCCTAATTTGCCGGAGGCGGAAATTTTGGCGGACATGACGATCGTAAGCATGGAAGACCGGAAGGAAGCGGCGAGAAAGCTGGCGGCCTACGGCGCGAAGCATGTCGTCATGAAAGGCGGACATGATCCGGCCGGAGCGGAGGAAGTCGTTGATCTGCTGTACGACGGACGCGATTTCTTTGAATTCCGCAGCCCGCGCAAAGAAACGCGCCACACGCATGGCACCGGCTGCACGTTCGCGGCGGCTATCACGGCGGAACTGGCCAAAGGCCGAACCGTATTGGAGGCTGTGCCGGTTGCCAAAGCGTTTATACAAGCGGCGATCGAAGATTCGCTTCAGCTTGGCAGCGGCCATGGGCCGACGAATCATTGGGCTTATAACGAACGGAACCTGGTGAGCAGCCGATGA
- a CDS encoding RNA polymerase sigma factor yields the protein MKPAGSMMKNSFATDPAQALEQLMESFGAIVLRTAYFYTGDRHLAEDISQDVFLRAYRNWSSFRGDSSVKTWLTTITVNVCRDKTGVRMFTEQPTDPSRMEQGRTISVEEEALDRLEKSEVLQHLLRLSLQHQEVLYLYYYLNLNTREIAGATATPEGTVRNRLHRAREAMAREMNREAMSNGGYRP from the coding sequence GTGAAGCCGGCCGGCTCGATGATGAAAAACAGTTTCGCCACGGACCCTGCGCAGGCGCTCGAGCAGCTGATGGAAAGCTTCGGCGCCATCGTCTTGCGCACCGCTTATTTTTATACCGGGGATCGGCATCTCGCGGAGGATATTAGCCAGGACGTGTTTTTGCGCGCATACCGGAATTGGAGCTCGTTTCGAGGGGACAGCTCGGTTAAAACATGGCTGACGACGATTACCGTCAATGTTTGCAGAGACAAGACGGGTGTTCGGATGTTTACGGAGCAGCCGACCGACCCTAGCCGAATGGAACAAGGAAGAACGATCAGCGTCGAGGAAGAGGCGCTAGACCGGCTGGAGAAGAGCGAGGTGCTCCAGCATCTGCTGCGCTTGTCCTTACAGCATCAAGAAGTGCTATATCTGTATTACTATTTGAATTTGAATACGCGGGAAATCGCCGGCGCGACTGCAACGCCAGAGGGTACGGTGCGCAATCGGCTGCACCGGGCGCGCGAAGCGATGGCTCGCGAAATGAATAGGGAGGCTATGAGCAATGGTGGATATCGACCGTAA
- a CDS encoding DHA2 family efflux MFS transporter permease subunit produces MILGAFLATLNQTVMSVATPELMVDFNISAATAQWLTTGYMLVNGVLIPITAYFMQRFTTRQLFQASMIIFLAGTIVSALAGSFEVLLTGRMIQAAGAGIIMPLLMNVILTLFPPEKRGAAMGMMGFAIIFAPAIGPTLAGYLLENYKWESMFYGMIPFAVIVIVCGFIFLRNVSQRKDTRVDILSIILSTIGFGALLYGFSRAGSAGWSSEEVIWSIAAGVVSIALFAWRQLKSANPLLDLRAFRYNMFTLTTIINIAVTMVMYADMMLLPLYLQNARGYTALESGLLLLPGALVMGFLMPVAGRLFDRFGAKWLSVIGLLITIGTTIGFVNLTDSTSYTYLVLMSTGRRIGMALLLMPVQTAGLNQLPNRLNAHGTAISNTIRQVAGAVGTSLLVTVMTSRTKTHLTDMMTSGTAADTTQEHMIMEASIQGINDAYLVIVGIGVIGLLLSFFIKRVKQAADEESSAVLNQAS; encoded by the coding sequence ATGATTTTAGGCGCGTTCCTCGCGACGCTGAATCAGACCGTCATGAGCGTAGCGACGCCGGAGCTCATGGTGGACTTTAATATTTCAGCCGCCACCGCCCAGTGGCTGACAACGGGCTACATGCTGGTGAACGGGGTGCTGATCCCGATTACGGCCTACTTTATGCAGCGATTTACGACAAGGCAATTATTCCAAGCCTCTATGATTATCTTCTTGGCAGGCACGATCGTATCCGCCCTAGCGGGAAGCTTCGAAGTGCTGCTGACCGGCCGCATGATTCAAGCTGCCGGTGCCGGCATCATTATGCCGCTGCTCATGAATGTCATTCTAACGCTGTTCCCGCCTGAGAAACGCGGAGCGGCGATGGGCATGATGGGCTTCGCGATTATTTTCGCGCCGGCAATAGGACCGACGCTTGCGGGCTATTTGCTCGAAAATTACAAATGGGAATCGATGTTTTACGGCATGATTCCGTTTGCCGTTATCGTTATAGTGTGCGGATTTATTTTTCTTCGCAACGTTTCACAAAGAAAAGATACTCGCGTCGACATATTGAGCATCATTCTATCTACGATCGGCTTCGGCGCACTGCTCTACGGCTTTAGCCGGGCAGGCAGCGCAGGCTGGTCGAGCGAGGAAGTCATCTGGTCGATCGCAGCCGGCGTCGTCTCCATTGCCTTGTTCGCTTGGCGCCAGCTGAAGTCCGCGAACCCGCTGCTCGATCTTCGGGCTTTCCGGTATAATATGTTCACCTTAACGACGATTATCAACATCGCGGTTACGATGGTGATGTATGCGGATATGATGCTCTTGCCGCTCTACTTGCAGAATGCCCGCGGCTACACCGCTTTGGAATCGGGCTTGCTGCTGCTGCCGGGCGCGCTCGTGATGGGCTTCCTGATGCCGGTTGCCGGCCGGTTGTTCGACCGCTTCGGCGCGAAATGGCTATCGGTCATCGGGCTTCTCATTACGATCGGCACGACGATCGGCTTTGTCAATTTGACGGACTCGACCAGCTATACGTATCTCGTGCTGATGTCGACGGGCCGCCGGATCGGGATGGCGCTGCTGCTGATGCCGGTACAAACCGCCGGCTTGAATCAATTGCCGAATCGCCTGAATGCGCATGGCACGGCGATTTCGAATACGATTCGCCAAGTTGCGGGCGCCGTAGGCACCTCGCTGCTCGTCACGGTCATGACGAGCCGGACCAAAACGCATTTGACCGACATGATGACAAGCGGCACAGCCGCCGATACGACGCAAGAGCATATGATCATGGAGGCTTCCATCCAGGGAATCAACGATGCGTATCTCGTCATTGTGGGCATCGGCGTCATCGGCTTGCTGCTCTCCTTCTTCATCAAACGCGTGAAACAAGCCGCGGATGAGGAATCCTCCGCCGTTCTGAATCAGGCTTCATAA
- a CDS encoding ABC transporter permease: MNKTLMAGLTITLLILVAALFGRYFAPYDISEHVPPCYQVDENGQGTLIAPPYPPSAGNPFGTDRLGVDMMAKVLDGAKYTIIVSILIAAIRVVVGGVLGMLLGYVGKGNTAKADRLPIGKLLNGIPVFIIVWMMMRGITINPMASPLKMTIMLSVVLAVVGIPAVTATVKEKTLVIREKQFILSAKSIGASRWTIIRKHLFPHLQESFLILFVQEIVLILAVFGQLGLFNIFVGGTTLYPDRFDPVFVSRTNEWGGLIGQARSHLDIYQWELFFPLLIYMVFILGFHMISVGLEKLFKRRFSKYAQI; encoded by the coding sequence ATGAATAAAACATTGATGGCCGGCCTGACGATTACGCTTCTCATCCTGGTGGCTGCCTTATTCGGCCGCTATTTCGCTCCCTACGACATTAGCGAGCATGTGCCGCCATGCTATCAGGTCGATGAAAATGGCCAAGGCACGCTAATCGCTCCGCCGTATCCGCCGAGTGCCGGCAATCCGTTCGGAACGGATCGGCTTGGCGTTGATATGATGGCGAAGGTGCTGGACGGAGCGAAATATACGATTATCGTATCGATCTTGATTGCGGCAATCCGCGTCGTGGTCGGCGGCGTGCTGGGGATGCTGCTTGGCTATGTCGGGAAAGGCAATACCGCCAAGGCCGACCGCCTCCCGATCGGGAAGCTGTTAAACGGCATCCCGGTTTTTATTATCGTATGGATGATGATGAGAGGCATTACGATCAATCCGATGGCATCTCCTTTGAAGATGACGATTATGCTCTCCGTCGTATTGGCGGTTGTCGGCATTCCGGCCGTCACTGCAACAGTGAAAGAGAAAACGCTGGTCATCCGCGAGAAACAGTTCATTCTTTCGGCGAAGTCGATCGGAGCAAGCCGATGGACGATTATAAGGAAGCATCTATTTCCGCATTTGCAGGAAAGCTTCCTCATCCTGTTCGTCCAAGAAATCGTTTTGATTCTCGCCGTATTCGGGCAACTGGGGCTCTTCAACATCTTCGTCGGCGGCACGACGCTGTATCCGGATAGATTCGATCCGGTCTTTGTCAGCCGCACGAACGAATGGGGCGGGCTGATCGGACAAGCGCGCAGCCATCTGGATATTTATCAATGGGAGCTGTTTTTCCCGCTTCTCATTTATATGGTGTTCATTCTCGGCTTCCATATGATCTCCGTCGGGCTTGAGAAGCTGTTCAAGCGGAGGTTTTCGAAGTACGCTCAAATCTAA
- a CDS encoding GNAT family N-acetyltransferase, with translation MLKKHDLHECHSLYRLMIDPAVFPYVRHKCQSYEEYLFVTKQLIVEEQQQTTSISRTILDEMGHPIGTIQLYDIVNGTGFLATWIGAPYFGQGYNRRAKESFFAELFLEHRIERAYLKIRKQNIRSIKAVEKLPYVQLANDHNPELYQTINAVDPIYDLYQVDRSCFLNSCNVVQHEVV, from the coding sequence ATGTTAAAAAAGCATGATTTGCACGAATGCCATTCGCTGTATCGCTTGATGATCGACCCTGCCGTTTTTCCCTACGTCCGTCACAAATGCCAATCGTATGAAGAGTATTTGTTCGTCACGAAACAGCTGATCGTTGAGGAGCAGCAGCAAACGACTTCGATTTCGAGGACCATTCTGGACGAAATGGGGCATCCCATCGGAACGATCCAGCTGTACGATATCGTGAACGGAACGGGCTTTCTGGCCACGTGGATCGGAGCGCCTTATTTCGGTCAAGGCTATAACCGGCGAGCCAAGGAATCGTTTTTTGCCGAGCTGTTTCTGGAGCATCGGATCGAGAGGGCGTATTTAAAAATCCGCAAGCAAAATATTCGTTCTATAAAGGCGGTCGAGAAGCTGCCGTACGTCCAATTGGCCAATGATCATAACCCGGAGCTTTATCAAACGATTAATGCCGTTGACCCGATATACGATCTATATCAAGTAGACCGGAGCTGCTTCCTGAACAGCTGCAATGTCGTGCAGCATGAGGTTGTTTAA
- the thiM gene encoding hydroxyethylthiazole kinase → MDHQEAVRIWTKVKQNSPLVHNITNVVVTNFTANGLLALGASPIMAYAKEEVADVAKISGALVLNIGTLNETEIHAMKLAGASANEHGVPVVFDPVGAGATAYRTNTARDLLSTLKVDILRGNAAEVANVVGREWRIKGVDAGAGDGDVVELAKFAAEQLNAVVVITGKEDVVASGPSAYVVRNGDVILTRVTGTGCLLTSVIGAFAAVESDYAKASAAALVVYGVAAEIAAAKTAEQGPGSFQIEFLNQLANVSAADIERLGRMERMDV, encoded by the coding sequence ATGGATCATCAGGAAGCGGTACGAATTTGGACGAAGGTTAAGCAAAACAGCCCGCTCGTGCACAATATTACGAACGTCGTCGTGACGAATTTCACGGCGAACGGGCTCTTGGCGCTTGGAGCATCGCCGATTATGGCTTACGCGAAGGAAGAGGTCGCGGATGTGGCTAAAATATCCGGAGCGCTCGTGCTCAATATCGGCACGTTGAACGAGACGGAAATTCATGCCATGAAGCTGGCGGGCGCATCGGCGAATGAGCACGGCGTTCCGGTCGTGTTCGATCCGGTCGGTGCCGGGGCAACGGCTTACCGGACGAATACGGCAAGAGACCTTTTGAGCACCTTAAAGGTAGATATTCTGCGCGGCAATGCGGCCGAGGTTGCCAATGTCGTCGGACGGGAATGGCGCATCAAAGGCGTTGACGCGGGAGCCGGCGATGGCGACGTCGTAGAGCTCGCTAAGTTCGCGGCCGAGCAGCTGAACGCGGTCGTCGTCATTACGGGGAAGGAAGATGTCGTCGCCAGCGGACCTTCTGCTTATGTCGTTCGGAATGGGGATGTCATTCTCACGCGCGTTACGGGAACGGGCTGCTTGTTGACATCGGTAATCGGCGCTTTCGCGGCGGTGGAATCCGATTACGCGAAAGCTTCGGCCGCTGCGCTCGTCGTCTATGGCGTCGCGGCCGAGATTGCCGCTGCCAAGACGGCAGAGCAAGGTCCGGGCAGCTTCCAGATCGAATTTCTCAATCAATTGGCGAACGTGTCCGCTGCGGATATCGAGCGCCTTGGCCGAATGGAGCGAATGGACGTATGA
- a CDS encoding zinc ribbon domain-containing protein has protein sequence MECPWCNHEVEIVKGRCPRCRTKLHEVTDADFASEPLVESMSEQEGLSVIEVIENSFKCAKCGESDCHVKEIAMTGAGLSKLFDIQHHHYLFVSCSNCGFVEVYDPDVLAGHKVGKLGSVMDVLFGG, from the coding sequence ATGGAGTGCCCTTGGTGCAATCATGAGGTGGAAATCGTCAAAGGAAGATGTCCGCGCTGCCGGACTAAGCTGCATGAAGTGACGGATGCGGATTTCGCGTCTGAGCCGCTCGTGGAAAGCATGTCCGAGCAAGAGGGGCTTAGCGTAATCGAAGTCATCGAAAACAGCTTCAAATGCGCCAAATGCGGCGAAAGCGACTGCCATGTCAAAGAAATTGCAATGACCGGAGCAGGCTTGAGCAAGCTGTTCGATATCCAGCACCATCATTATTTGTTCGTATCCTGCTCGAATTGCGGATTCGTGGAAGTTTATGATCCGGATGTTCTGGCGGGACATAAAGTCGGCAAGCTGGGATCCGTAATGGATGTGTTGTTTGGGGGTTAA